The Nitrospirota bacterium genomic sequence ATCAGGATGGTTAAACTTTAAAGATGTGCCTGCATTTTGTGCGTGGGCTACAGGTGTTTAACGCCTTCAGTCTCTATAATTTTGCAACGCCTCTGGCTAACAGTTCTAAAGCTTTTTTTATAAGCTGAATGTCTTGAGGCGGGAATTGATGAAATATCTCTTTTTCATGGGGGAAGCATTCACTTACATGTATGCCTAAAGCCTTTGCTATCTGAATCAAAGAATTTAAACTTGGGTTAACCTCTCCTCTTTCTATCTCACCGATAAATTTATAGCTTATCCCTGATTTTTCGCCTAACTCTTCTTGCGTTAACCCCCTCAATTTTCTCAGAGTCCTTATTCTTTTACCTAATTCTATTGGGATATTGCTGTTCATGGGTTAGCTCCTAAAGAATTACAGGAATTATATGTTGTTTTCTGGCTGCTATAAACCCAGTATATGTGAAAATTACCTTGACAGTAACACCAATATGTGTTATTTTCCTCGTAAATCTACAGTGAATCGG encodes the following:
- a CDS encoding helix-turn-helix transcriptional regulator — its product is MNSNIPIELGKRIRTLRKLRGLTQEELGEKSGISYKFIGEIERGEVNPSLNSLIQIAKALGIHVSECFPHEKEIFHQFPPQDIQLIKKALELLARGVAKL